A window of Aricia agestis chromosome 3, ilAriAges1.1, whole genome shotgun sequence contains these coding sequences:
- the LOC121740415 gene encoding DNA mismatch repair protein Mlh3-like, with protein sequence MSLKRIPRDVENKISASSDNKSFTKAIEELVYNAFDAKSTSIAVRVFIQEGSIQVIDNGTGILGKDFKFLGHRYYTSKFRSEFNSECYGYRGLSLASIVEVSQKVRITSRNHDNAECTYTKTFIEGKEQDFNETSTRPSKGTTVDVTGFLWNFHIQKDSINVTNEMSRIKTFLERVSLAHCNTSISLRDDSINEIIFQINKHRDVTQTLQTLYQIRSQDIQELQVEKNEYKIHGFLEKTVEGDKNYHFIYVNGRFIRNIKLQSSIDKRLKNNNYNRVTKRKHVFDDAEKATNKNTPFYFIFIKCPYKDYDVSHNNVTFIEFKNWDTIDKLVEKLIKFYKGDLKVKEISKSACKKICEVSNEDSRKQVRRIMQKFLDNSAKKPKRLRLKTGVIGKNATRKDSKKSENLSISEIVSNQFKSRLNEFYKKNPPHLKNNLSNNRILSIENNKEKYLEKEEIDNDIYKTQNQVDIKNVQIKSKFLHGTEQKKKDTRKKKQGVKEQKTNVAKLLHKNMYTEQSIHTIETFKSHFRKKVRRMSQITENQYRKTPHLAELQESYYNTNIYDNFASNLQTFSEVLEPGVQILHDLDVKGIRHVIKPSCNDPIFDDSSLNDAKVIGQVDNKFIGAKVTGRYPKINIKSEFLVLFDQHAVDERVQLESNLSDYFDGNAWISVPIDNLQLKLPKDVIAYLHNYKEKFIRFGLDWACDDDVVSIRGIPKAILGKHFRQTDVIMKAVKSLILEEVEAIKSLKGNVFLYPKSIMDLVFSEACRYAIKFGDILRKSEYENLLNALSKCKLPFQCAHGRPVMAVMMELSSASYEYKINMDNFKKIKPKLAKYSK encoded by the exons ATGTCTCTAAAACGAATTCCTAGGGATGTAGAGAATAAGATAAGCGCAAGTAGTGATAACAAAAGTTTTACGAAAGCAATAGAAGAATTG GTTTACAATGCGTTTGATGCCAAATCCACCTCTATAGCTGTGAGAGTATTTATACAAGAAGGTTCCATCCAAGTTATCGACAACGGAACCGGCATTCTTGGCAAAGATTTTAAGTTTTTAGGCCATAGGTATTACACGAGCAAGTTTAGAAGTGAATTTAATTCAGAATGCTATGGCTACCGAGGTTTATCATTAGCGAGTATAGTAGAGGTTTCACAAAAGGTGAGGATAACATCGAGAAACCATGATAATGCAGAATGTACGTACACTAAAACTTTTATTGAAGGCAAGGAACAAGATTTTAACGAAACGTCTACGAGGCCGTCGAAAGGAACTACG GTGGACGTTACCGGGTTTTTGTGGAACTTTCATATCCAAAAGGACTCTATAAATGTTACCAACGAAATGAGTCGTATCAAGACATTCTTAGAACGAGTCTCTTTAGCTCATTGCAACACTTCCATAAGCTTGAGAGATGACTCTATTAACGAAATTATATTCCAAATTAACAAACATAGAGATGTAACTCAGACGTTACAAACTCTATATCAAATTAGATCACAAGACATTCAAGAGTTGCAAGTGGAAAAAAATGAATACAAAATACACGGTTTCTTAGAAAAAACTGTTGAAGGCGacaaaaattatcattttatttatgtaaatggGCGATTCATTAGGAATATTAAACTGCAAAGTAGTATTGATAAGAgacttaaaaataacaattataatagGGTGACGAAAAGAAAGCAT GTCTTTGATGATGCAGAAAAAGCTACAAATAAGAATACTCCGTTTTACttcattttcataaaatgtCCATATAAAGACTACGATGTTAGCCACAATAACGTAACATTTATTGAATTCAAAAACTGGGACACAATTGATAAGCTTGTAgagaagttgataaaattttataagggTGATCTCAAAGTTAAAGAAATAAGTAAAAGTGCTTGTAAGAAAATATGTGAAGTTTCTAACGAAGATTCACGAAAACAGGTTAGACGAATTATGCAAAAATTTTTAGATAATAGTGCAAAAAAACCTAAAAGACTGCGGTTAAAAACTGGTGTAATCG GTAAGAATGCTACAAGGAAAGATAGCAAGAAATCAGAGAACTTGTCAATTTCAGAAATAGTTTCCAACCAGTTCAAATCCAGACTTAATgaattttataagaaaaatccACCCCACCTTAAAAACAATTTATCTAACAATCGAATACTatcaattgaaaataataaagaaaaatatctGGAAAAAGAAGAAATAGACAATGATATTTATAAAACACAAAATCAAGTTGATATTAAAAATGttcaaataaaatctaaat TTTTACATGGCACTGAGCAAAAGAAAAAAGATACTAGAAAGAAAAAACAAGGAGTAAAAGAACAAAAGACCAATGTAGCGAAATTATTGCATAAAAATATGTACACAGAACAATCAATACATACAATTGAAACATTTAAAAGTCATTTTAGGAAGAAAGTCAGAA gAATGTCTCAGATCACAGAAAATCAATATCGAAAAACTCCACATTTGGCAGAGCTTCAAGAAAGTTATTATAATACG AATATCTACGATAACTTTGCTTCGAACTTGCAAACGTTTTCTGAAGTTTTGGAACCAGGTGTCCAAATTCTACACGATTTGGACGTTAAAGGGATTCGACATGTTATTAAACCTTCTTGTAATGATCCCATTTTTGACGATAGCTCTTTGAACGATGCAAAG GTGATAGGTCAAGTGGATAATAAGTTTATCGGAGCAAAAGTAACTGGAAGATAtcctaaaattaatataaaatcagaATTTTTGGTATTATTTGATCAGCATGCAGTAGACGAACGTGTTCAACTCGAAAGTAATTTATCAGATTATTTTGATGGCAATGCATGGATTAGTGTACCAATAGATAATTTGCAACTAAAACTACCAAAAGACGTTATAGCATATTTACACAACTACAAGGAAAAATTCATTCGTTTTGGCCTAGACTGGGCatgtgatgatgatgttgtttcCATCAGAGGTATACCAAAAGCCATTCTTGGAAAGCATTTCAGACAG ACCGATGTTATCATGAAAGCAgtaaaaagtttaatattagAGGAAGTGGAAGCTATCAAATCACTTAAAGGAAATGTTTTTCTATATCCGAAATCGATTATGGATCTTGTTTTCAGTGAG GCTTGTAGATATGCTATAAAGTTTGGAGATATACTACGAAAGAGCGAGTATGAAAACCTATTAAATGCACTCTCAAAATGCAAGTTACCCTTTCAATGTGCACATGGGAGACCAGTGATGGCTGTGATGATGGAACTATCGTCTGCGAGTTACGAATATAAG ATAAACATGGATAACTTCAAgaaaataaaaccaaaattaGCTAAATACTCAAAGTGA
- the LOC121740197 gene encoding chymotrypsin-1-like, whose product FSVTTRIVGGGKAPPEYGKFHASLQNLTGHHVCGSAIVSKNHLVTAAHCVVGADPEYIKAIVGTIDLDEGGLPYKIDSIHIHPKYNSTLRLNDIAVIKIQGDFDPTYVDVLKITEDKLKEDENVLLVGFGAQTPNGESSRRMLALNLTVFCQETCRYAMRYTRHVYDTMFCTFTKKGQGTCHGDSGSPLTRNGQLIGIVSWGIPCGIGFPDVHTRIALYAKWINGIIGESTKYKCRAKVKVNVNVKVSGTIKKDSQ is encoded by the exons TTTTCAGTGACCACCAGGATAGTAGGGGGTGGAAAAGCGCCGCCAGAGTATGGGAAATTCCACGCATCTCTTCAGAACCTGACCGGCCACCATGTCTGTGGTAGTGCCATAGTCTCCAAAAATCATCTGGTCACAGCTGCACATTGCGTTGTTGG GGCAGATCCTGAGTACATAAAAGCAATTGTCGGTACTATAGATTTGGATGAAGGTGGTTTACCATACAAAATTGACTCCATACATATACACCCAAAGTACAACAGTACACTGCGACTTAACGACATTGCTGTAATAAAAATTCAAGGAGACTTTGACCCAACTTACGTGGACGTATTAAAAATAACTGAAGACAAACTGAAAGAAGATGAGAATGTTTTACTTGTTGGCTTTGGAGCACAAACG CCAAACGGTGAGTCAAGTCGTCGGATGCTGGCACTGAATCTAACAGTGTTTTGCCAGGAGACCTGCCGATATGCTATGCGGTACACTCGACATGTCTACGATACCATGTTCTGTACATTCACGAAGAAGGGCCAGGGAACTTGTCAT GGTGACTCAGGCAGTCCACTGACGAGGAACGGTCAGCTCATCGGAATAGTGTCCTGGGGGATTCCATGTGGGATCGGTTTTCCTGATGTCCATACAAGAATCGCGCTATATGCGAAATGGATAAACGGGATCATTGGAGAATCTACGAAATACAAGTGTAGAGCAAAAGTCAAAGTGAACGT AAACGTCAAAGTATCCGGGACCATCAAAAAGGATTCACAGTAG